DNA sequence from the Paenibacillus physcomitrellae genome:
AGAGTTTGGCTGCCGCCGCTCCGATGCCGCGGCTGGCTCCAGTAACCAGGGCTACTTTATTGAGAAGCATTCCCTCAGAATTGTTATTTTTGGATTGTTTTATAGATTGCATGGCTTGTCTCCTTTAAAATCGTTATTGGTTTGAAAAGCTTCGAGCTGGGTTGAAGCGATTTCTAGGTTTGAGTATAATTTTCTAATACACTTTTGACGAGAGGCCGCTTGATCATAGGTTTCCGAGTAATAGGTTCATCCATCGGTAAGATGTCGAGTCCTTGGAGGTTTACAGCCAGCCGGTCTTGACTCAATTTTGAAGGTGCGACGACTGGTAACATTCGAGCAGATCCCAGTCTCTAGAGGACTGGGATCTGGCTTCTAAATAGCTTCAAAAATATTTTATGAGGAGGGTTTGAGATGAACGATAGCGAACGCCGTTCGGTTCTCGGCGACTTTTTGCGTAAACGGAGGTCAAGCCTTTCTCCAAAGGATGTGGGATTGCCGGCTGGGCAGCGTCGGAGGACAGCCGGATTGCGCCGGGAAGAGGTCGCACAACTGGCGAATATCGGCACATCATGGTACATGTGGCTGGAGCAGGGACGTGATGTACGTCCGTCAGTACAAGTATTGGAAAGTTTAGCTACGGCTCTAAGGCTTAATGTCAATGAACGCCGCCATCTATTTTTTCTTGCAGGGGAATCACTTCCTCCTTACTTGTCTCCCGACCAAGAAAGTATCGGGCCATCCTTTCAAAGGATGCTGGATGACCTTGCTCCGAATCCTGCTTATATTCTGGGAAGACGCTGGGATTTTGTGGCCTGGAATGATGCAGCAAATGAGGTTTTCTCTATTTCCTCCGCGTCCCCGCCTCATGAATTCAATTTAATCTGGCGGTTTTTCACCGACCCGGTATGGAAGGGACGCTTCAAAGGTTTCGACCAAAAGGCTGCGGGGATGATTGCGGAATTCCACACGGCATCAGCCCGCTACGTTGAAGATGCGTCTTTTGCCGAATTAATTGAAGATCTTAAACGATTAAGTCCCGAATTTGACCGGCTATGGATGCAGCATGAAACCCCCGGCTCTCTTGAAGGATTTAAAGAAGTGGAGCATCCCGACCTGGGGCACCTGGAGTTTGATCATATTACGCTACAGATC
Encoded proteins:
- a CDS encoding helix-turn-helix transcriptional regulator, translating into MNDSERRSVLGDFLRKRRSSLSPKDVGLPAGQRRRTAGLRREEVAQLANIGTSWYMWLEQGRDVRPSVQVLESLATALRLNVNERRHLFFLAGESLPPYLSPDQESIGPSFQRMLDDLAPNPAYILGRRWDFVAWNDAANEVFSISSASPPHEFNLIWRFFTDPVWKGRFKGFDQKAAGMIAEFHTASARYVEDASFAELIEDLKRLSPEFDRLWMQHETPGSLEGFKEVEHPDLGHLEFDHITLQIPNDPDIRVMIYMPLAATRSKLEKYLKKKSPAINKG